A single window of candidate division KSB1 bacterium DNA harbors:
- a CDS encoding FGGY family carbohydrate kinase, whose protein sequence is MEKYLAFDLGASSGRAIVGIFEGDQLRLEETHRFPNRMVSLLGHYHWDVLQLFDEIKTGLAKTAAVGHRDVRSVGIDTWGVDFGLVGRDGSLLGNPYAYRDLSSDEVMQQVFRKVPREELYRMTGIQFLPFNSLFQLYRLAEEQHPWLEVADRLLFMPDLLNYFLTGEKVSEYTIASTSQMLDPWRKDWHRPLLEKLGLPMDILAPVVPPGTKLGKLRREIAEETGIGDIEVIAPACHDTASAVAAVPAQGERWAYLSSGTWSLLGVESPQPIINEAALDFNFTN, encoded by the coding sequence ATGGAAAAATACCTGGCATTCGATCTGGGCGCCTCGAGCGGCAGGGCTATTGTGGGAATTTTTGAGGGTGATCAACTCAGATTAGAGGAGACCCACCGATTCCCCAACCGCATGGTCTCTTTGCTGGGGCACTATCATTGGGACGTCTTGCAGCTGTTCGATGAAATCAAGACCGGATTGGCCAAGACCGCGGCTGTCGGACATCGGGACGTGCGTTCTGTCGGCATCGATACCTGGGGCGTCGATTTCGGATTGGTGGGCCGCGACGGCTCACTGCTCGGCAATCCCTACGCTTACCGAGACCTTAGCAGCGACGAGGTGATGCAGCAAGTCTTCCGCAAAGTGCCGCGCGAAGAGCTTTACCGCATGACCGGCATCCAGTTCCTGCCCTTTAATTCTTTGTTTCAACTCTACCGTTTAGCGGAGGAACAGCATCCTTGGTTGGAGGTCGCCGATCGGCTCCTTTTTATGCCGGATCTGCTCAACTATTTTCTGACCGGAGAAAAAGTTTCCGAATACACCATCGCTTCGACTTCACAAATGCTTGATCCGTGGCGGAAGGACTGGCATCGACCTTTGCTGGAAAAGCTCGGCCTGCCGATGGATATTTTAGCGCCTGTCGTCCCTCCCGGAACAAAGTTGGGCAAATTGCGCCGTGAAATTGCCGAAGAAACGGGGATAGGCGACATCGAGGTTATTGCACCGGCTTGTCATGACACGGCAAGTGCGGTAGCGGCCGTACCGGCTCAGGGCGAACGGTGGGCTTATTTGAGCTCCGGCACTTGGTCGCTGTTGGGCGTCGAATCGCCGCAGCCGATCATAAATGAAG
- a CDS encoding GDSL-type esterase/lipase family protein has protein sequence MKAFLLVVLSATLAYAEPIRIACLGNSITAGAGIPDPVNDSWPGQLQKLLGDAYKVGNFGNSGRTLLRKGDYPLWVEKEFKNALAMNPNIVIILLGTNDSKPYNWVYKDEFIPDYLAMIDTFKTCPANPQFYICKPPPAFSVKWDIRDSVIVAEIIPMIEQIASLRGASIIDFRTPLIDKRHLFPDDIHPDSEGSWEMAKVVYRTLTGREVISAMDKDVAFEKKVYAEGALSPAEALVDGDRRTAFWCADGGYAVVDLGEVVSIDMFQIDFGFEGRKYGARYTIDVSSDGVQWQKVVDQSARMDTTQIAVDAVEPVEVRFIRLTLVGRASTPALSPTVYDFKALKTAKVHAPVITYRVTDIRPQYVKLDVEVTASSKQGEYIKLYTATEPNSPMTVAKDYRKFETQVIKSTIKPNQVRWYWAKAYYEGLEVGGVDTLKLDYSVSAVRQHEAMPQRYTITNYPNPFNPSTTIRCELPEPADVTVQIYDVQGRLIYSLPYGKRPAGAFSLVWNGVDSSGHGLPSGVYWLVLCTDRQVTATQKMVLLK, from the coding sequence ATGAAAGCTTTTCTTCTTGTTGTTTTATCAGCGACACTCGCTTATGCGGAGCCGATCCGCATCGCCTGCCTTGGAAACAGCATTACGGCAGGCGCCGGCATTCCCGATCCGGTAAACGACAGCTGGCCAGGACAGCTGCAAAAACTGCTCGGGGATGCCTACAAAGTGGGTAATTTCGGAAATTCCGGACGCACCTTGCTGAGAAAGGGCGACTATCCGTTGTGGGTGGAGAAGGAATTTAAGAATGCCCTTGCCATGAACCCGAACATCGTCATCATCCTGCTGGGCACCAACGACAGCAAACCCTATAATTGGGTTTATAAAGACGAGTTCATTCCCGACTATTTAGCAATGATCGACACCTTCAAGACGTGTCCGGCTAACCCGCAGTTCTATATCTGCAAGCCGCCGCCTGCATTCTCGGTAAAGTGGGATATCCGAGATTCGGTCATCGTCGCTGAAATCATTCCCATGATCGAGCAGATCGCGTCGCTGAGAGGCGCGTCAATAATCGACTTTCGTACTCCGCTGATCGACAAACGGCATCTATTCCCCGATGACATTCATCCCGACTCGGAAGGCTCATGGGAAATGGCGAAGGTCGTCTATCGCACCCTGACCGGTAGAGAGGTCATTTCCGCGATGGACAAAGATGTTGCGTTTGAAAAAAAAGTCTATGCTGAAGGGGCGCTGAGTCCGGCGGAAGCGCTGGTGGACGGCGACCGGCGAACGGCTTTTTGGTGCGCAGACGGCGGTTATGCGGTCGTGGACTTGGGCGAAGTGGTTTCGATCGACATGTTTCAAATCGATTTCGGTTTCGAAGGACGAAAATACGGCGCCCGCTACACCATCGACGTTTCGTCAGACGGCGTGCAGTGGCAGAAGGTCGTCGATCAATCGGCGCGCATGGACACCACGCAAATCGCCGTCGATGCCGTGGAACCCGTCGAAGTGCGCTTTATCCGGCTGACTCTGGTCGGCCGGGCATCGACGCCGGCTCTTTCCCCGACGGTGTACGACTTTAAAGCACTGAAAACCGCCAAGGTCCATGCGCCGGTGATTACCTATCGCGTGACAGATATACGCCCGCAGTATGTTAAGCTCGACGTCGAAGTGACCGCTTCGAGCAAACAGGGCGAATATATCAAACTTTATACAGCCACCGAGCCGAACTCTCCCATGACCGTGGCCAAAGATTATCGAAAATTCGAAACTCAGGTGATTAAAAGCACCATCAAACCCAATCAGGTGCGCTGGTATTGGGCTAAGGCTTATTATGAGGGACTGGAAGTCGGCGGGGTCGACACCCTTAAACTCGATTACAGCGTCTCGGCTGTACGGCAACACGAAGCGATGCCGCAACGGTATACTATTACGAACTATCCAAATCCATTCAATCCAAGCACCACAATTCGCTGCGAACTGCCCGAACCTGCCGATGTGACGGTACAGATTTACGATGTGCAAGGCAGATTGATTTATTCTTTACCTTACGGAAAACGACCGGCAGGGGCGTTTTCGTTGGTTTGGAACGGAGTTGATTCGTCTGGGCACGGTTTGCCTTCGGGTGTATATTGGTTGGTGTTATGCACCGATCGGCAGGTCACGGCAACTCAAAAAATGGTTTTACTCAAATAA
- a CDS encoding GDSL-type esterase/lipase family protein, with protein sequence MKKHAKLVFLFLLWFSVRQHAQEDPDPLRFQQEIEAFRQWDAKNAVPAHPVLFIGSSSIRLWKTAEAFPDLPVVNRGFGGAHFSDLLYYLPDILLKYPEPAAIVLYCGDNDAAAGKSSTRIVDDFRKFLAAAQSHFPKTPVVYIPIKPSPSRWAIWPVQKEVNERLQALCRENSLLFYADTVTPMLAAGEPPADELFLDDRLHLSEKGYAVWQKVVSEMLHKILKQHQ encoded by the coding sequence ATGAAAAAACACGCCAAGCTCGTTTTTCTTTTCTTGCTTTGGTTTTCTGTTCGACAGCATGCCCAAGAAGACCCCGATCCTCTGCGTTTTCAGCAAGAAATCGAAGCATTTCGACAATGGGATGCCAAGAATGCCGTGCCTGCGCATCCGGTATTGTTCATCGGCAGCTCCAGCATTCGTTTATGGAAAACCGCCGAAGCGTTTCCCGATCTGCCGGTCGTCAACCGCGGTTTCGGCGGTGCCCATTTTAGCGATCTTCTCTATTATCTCCCTGACATTCTATTAAAATACCCAGAACCGGCAGCGATCGTGCTGTATTGCGGCGATAATGACGCTGCCGCTGGGAAAAGCTCGACCCGCATCGTCGATGATTTTAGGAAATTCCTCGCCGCAGCGCAGAGTCACTTCCCAAAGACCCCCGTCGTCTATATTCCCATTAAGCCCAGTCCCAGCCGCTGGGCAATCTGGCCGGTGCAAAAAGAGGTCAACGAACGGCTCCAAGCGTTATGCCGAGAGAACAGCCTCCTCTTTTACGCCGACACCGTCACCCCGATGCTCGCCGCCGGAGAACCGCCTGCGGATGAGTTGTTTCTTGATGATCGCCTGCACCTGAGCGAAAAAGGATATGCGGTTTGGCAAAAAGTGGTAAGCGAGATGCTGCATAAAATACTAAAACAGCACCAATAG
- a CDS encoding glycosyltransferase family 2 protein has translation MQTIPYSIVIPVYNTKESLIELIDRLNAVFSETIRKPFEIIMVDDGSKNPDTWPTLLSLAEKNPHLTVIQLTRNFGQMSALICGLLHSRGDYVITMDDDLQHAPEDIPLLISEQYHDMVVARFPIMHHGPLRRITHKLKEALETPLFGKPRGIELSSFRLLKRQLIDGLREMMIPHPAVTYLLLRQTQDVVNVTVPHYPRKEGKSGYSHRRRFSMFMNLLIYYSPVPSTLTAIVGSVFFFGAAGTAIILIFLQMRGLGGTLSFSTWLLVLILLALGANLAALGLIGHYCFRILQSFVRRTPYAIRRIIGTQLE, from the coding sequence ATGCAGACAATACCATACTCCATCGTCATTCCCGTTTATAATACCAAAGAATCCCTGATCGAGCTGATTGATCGGCTTAACGCCGTCTTTTCAGAAACCATCCGTAAGCCGTTCGAAATAATCATGGTCGACGACGGATCAAAGAATCCTGACACATGGCCTACTCTTCTTTCTTTGGCGGAAAAGAATCCCCACCTTACGGTAATCCAATTAACCAGAAATTTCGGCCAAATGTCGGCTTTAATCTGCGGTCTCCTCCACAGTCGCGGCGATTACGTCATCACCATGGACGACGATCTGCAGCACGCGCCGGAGGATATTCCATTATTGATCAGTGAGCAGTATCACGATATGGTCGTTGCACGATTCCCCATCATGCATCACGGCCCTCTCCGTCGAATAACGCACAAACTAAAAGAAGCGTTGGAAACGCCCCTTTTCGGAAAACCTCGCGGAATAGAGCTTAGTTCTTTCCGTCTTTTGAAACGGCAGTTGATCGATGGATTACGCGAGATGATGATCCCCCATCCGGCGGTGACTTATTTGCTGCTCCGTCAAACTCAGGACGTCGTCAATGTGACCGTCCCGCACTATCCTCGTAAAGAAGGCAAAAGCGGATATTCCCATCGCCGCCGATTCAGCATGTTTATGAATTTGCTCATTTATTATTCGCCGGTTCCGAGCACACTGACGGCAATCGTCGGCAGCGTTTTCTTTTTCGGTGCTGCCGGCACGGCTATTATCCTAATATTTTTACAAATGCGCGGTCTCGGCGGCACGTTGTCTTTTTCAACTTGGCTGCTGGTGTTGATACTTTTGGCGTTGGGAGCAAACTTGGCCGCTCTCGGCCTCATCGGCCATTATTGCTTTCGCATTCTGCAGAGCTTTGTTCGTCGTACTCCCTATGCGATCCGCCGGATCATTGGAACTCAGCTTGAATAA
- a CDS encoding flippase-like domain-containing protein yields the protein MNNRHSLLTTVRRWFYFIAPVLFLFFLFRRLDIDRLQEAFQRANKFYLLPVIFLYPASILIGALRWNFLMNCFGNKPVSRSFALTQHWIGYTAGLLTPGYAGWDLYRLVSGGKATGAYRNGLLIILLERFTSLAAATAILLCAAGFLPIAARSETIWISRTAVFLLLAPLGALGFLYWENGRLALRISRFLKTRSWLDFIPVNPAASLRQALPLRRLMWLFGWSTTIQLLTVLNNWLFFHAVHPLPFTVVAFASPAAVIVTLVPVSFAGAGVREFTYLYLYRFFAVQAEEAVLVSFLNLGGILFNGIIGAGIWVFLAFRKCDTKK from the coding sequence TTGAATAACCGACACAGTCTTTTAACAACAGTCCGGAGATGGTTCTATTTTATTGCGCCGGTCTTGTTTCTCTTTTTTCTTTTTCGGCGTTTGGATATCGATCGCCTTCAGGAAGCTTTCCAAAGAGCAAACAAATTCTACCTATTGCCCGTTATCTTTTTATACCCGGCATCGATCCTTATCGGCGCGTTACGATGGAACTTTTTGATGAACTGTTTCGGCAATAAACCCGTCTCACGCAGCTTTGCCTTGACGCAACATTGGATCGGATATACCGCAGGTCTTTTAACACCCGGCTACGCGGGATGGGATTTGTATCGCCTTGTTTCCGGCGGGAAAGCGACCGGTGCCTATCGGAACGGCTTGTTGATTATTCTCTTGGAACGCTTCACCTCTTTGGCGGCGGCAACGGCAATATTGCTTTGTGCGGCCGGATTTTTGCCTATTGCCGCCCGCAGCGAGACGATTTGGATCAGTCGAACCGCAGTCTTTTTGCTCCTCGCCCCTTTAGGTGCTCTCGGCTTTCTCTATTGGGAAAACGGCCGACTTGCCCTTCGAATAAGCCGATTTCTCAAAACACGTTCTTGGCTCGATTTTATACCAGTGAATCCTGCCGCTTCTTTGCGCCAAGCTCTGCCTTTGCGCAGGCTCATGTGGTTATTCGGTTGGTCGACAACGATTCAATTGCTGACCGTCTTGAACAATTGGCTGTTCTTTCACGCCGTCCACCCCTTGCCGTTTACCGTCGTCGCTTTTGCCTCTCCGGCCGCCGTCATCGTTACGCTTGTTCCCGTTTCCTTTGCCGGAGCCGGAGTTAGAGAATTCACTTACCTTTATCTTTATCGTTTTTTTGCGGTGCAGGCTGAAGAAGCAGTTCTCGTCTCGTTCTTGAATCTGGGAGGAATTTTATTTAATGGCATAATCGGAGCCGGTATATGGGTTTTTCTAGCATTCAGAAAGTGCGATACGAAGAAATGA
- a CDS encoding glycoside hydrolase family 97 protein: protein MKRSAWLLIIAAFVLSCSVRQTKNWRVVSPDGRIALTVSLNRSDGSLSYTVASGGVIVIEPSPLGLVRTDASFAAGLSFISRSDRVIDETYTLHNGKRSLCRNFANEATLTFANAQGGKIEMIARAYNDGAALKYRFPETDSEVKTIEREVTAFKIPAGKAFIMPYDNPSQYTPAYENYYAEYPVGTASPTEAGWAMPALFNVNNGNTWLLIAESGLNGSYCGTRFEKEAPGGLYRIRFPEARDGEGVGDVRPSSTLPWETSWKALIIADSPAGIVESSLITNLADPPAYPVGSYVKPGRAGWSWWSESNSPRDFKRQRKFIDYCAQQGWEYYLVDANWNFEPTADLISFIKYAQSKNVGIWLWYNSGGPHNIVTEAPRERMYEKETRRRELQWLKEIGVKGVKVDFWQSDKQGMIQYYIDLLKDANDYGIMVNFHGCTVPRGWERTYPNMMTLEAVRGAECYKFAPEYPEKAPLHNVHLVFTRNAIGPMDYTPVTFSDVDYPHLTTNAHELALSVVFQSGVLHFADKPESYAAQPEEVQAFLRTLPVVWDETVMLDGDPSSHVVLARKKGDLWYVGGINGLKEPKSVTLDLSKLFVGEKAVKFIGDGDSPRTFAFRTLAGDAQQIIMQPHGGFVMTVAPAR from the coding sequence ATGAAAAGATCGGCATGGCTATTGATCATTGCGGCTTTTGTCCTCTCCTGCTCCGTCCGACAGACCAAAAATTGGCGGGTCGTTTCTCCTGACGGTCGTATCGCTTTGACTGTCTCCTTGAACCGGTCCGACGGCTCTCTCAGCTATACCGTCGCCTCCGGCGGTGTCATCGTCATCGAGCCGTCGCCGCTTGGGCTGGTGCGCACGGACGCCTCCTTTGCCGCCGGATTGTCTTTTATTTCCCGCAGCGACCGCGTTATCGACGAGACCTACACCCTGCACAACGGCAAACGCAGCCTATGCCGCAACTTTGCCAACGAGGCGACGCTGACTTTTGCCAACGCCCAAGGCGGTAAAATTGAAATGATTGCGCGTGCTTATAATGACGGCGCGGCCCTCAAATATCGCTTCCCTGAAACCGACTCCGAAGTCAAAACCATCGAACGCGAGGTCACTGCTTTCAAGATTCCGGCAGGCAAGGCCTTCATTATGCCTTATGACAATCCCAGCCAGTACACACCGGCTTATGAGAATTATTATGCCGAGTACCCAGTGGGCACTGCGTCGCCGACCGAGGCAGGATGGGCCATGCCGGCTCTCTTTAACGTCAATAACGGCAATACCTGGCTGTTAATCGCCGAGTCCGGCCTGAACGGCAGTTATTGCGGCACCCGCTTCGAAAAGGAGGCGCCCGGCGGCCTCTACCGCATCCGTTTTCCGGAAGCGAGAGACGGTGAAGGAGTCGGTGACGTGCGACCGTCTTCCACCCTCCCGTGGGAAACCTCATGGAAAGCCTTGATCATTGCCGATTCGCCGGCGGGTATTGTCGAATCCTCTTTGATTACGAATCTCGCCGATCCGCCAGCTTATCCCGTCGGCAGCTATGTCAAGCCCGGCCGCGCCGGTTGGAGCTGGTGGTCGGAAAGCAACAGCCCGCGGGATTTCAAACGCCAGCGCAAATTCATCGACTATTGCGCCCAACAGGGTTGGGAGTATTATTTGGTCGACGCCAACTGGAACTTTGAGCCGACCGCCGATTTAATCTCATTTATTAAATATGCTCAATCGAAGAACGTCGGCATTTGGCTCTGGTACAACTCGGGCGGGCCGCACAACATCGTCACCGAGGCGCCGCGCGAACGGATGTACGAAAAAGAAACCCGACGCCGCGAGCTGCAATGGCTCAAAGAGATCGGCGTCAAGGGCGTCAAGGTCGATTTCTGGCAAAGCGACAAGCAGGGCATGATTCAGTACTATATCGACCTGCTAAAAGACGCAAATGATTACGGCATTATGGTCAATTTTCACGGCTGCACCGTGCCGCGCGGCTGGGAACGTACCTATCCCAATATGATGACGTTGGAAGCGGTGCGCGGCGCCGAGTGCTATAAATTTGCGCCGGAGTATCCGGAAAAAGCGCCTCTGCACAACGTACACTTGGTCTTTACCCGCAACGCAATCGGACCGATGGACTATACGCCGGTCACCTTTTCCGACGTCGACTATCCGCACCTCACCACCAACGCCCACGAACTGGCGCTGTCGGTGGTCTTTCAGAGCGGTGTTCTGCACTTTGCCGACAAGCCGGAAAGCTATGCCGCTCAACCTGAGGAAGTGCAGGCCTTTTTAAGGACATTGCCCGTGGTTTGGGACGAAACTGTGATGCTGGACGGCGATCCCTCTTCGCACGTCGTCCTGGCGCGCAAAAAAGGCGACCTGTGGTATGTCGGCGGCATCAACGGCCTGAAGGAGCCGAAATCCGTGACCCTTGATCTGAGCAAGCTGTTTGTCGGTGAGAAAGCTGTAAAGTTTATCGGCGACGGCGACTCGCCGCGCACCTTTGCCTTTCGCACCCTTGCGGGCGACGCGCAGCAGATCATCATGCAGCCGCACGGCGGCTTTGTGATGACCGTCGCGCCGGCAAGGTAA
- the rlmB gene encoding 23S rRNA (guanosine(2251)-2'-O)-methyltransferase RlmB: MELLEGRISIEAALQARRRRFEVIFIREGLHAEKLGSLLAAAEQQAIPIKTLSAAELDAMAKGVTHGGVIARCSAKRQPTFEELYQQVKGMSRRPFLLLLEGVDDAQNLGFILRTAEACGVTAVLLKKHLWDFDTGAVSRASSGAYERLPMVMIDEVEKSLPRLQALGLKLYGCIANAQKTINEIDLQQPVILALGGEKRGLSAAVRKQCDRFVKIPMLSPIGSLSLSHAAAIAMGEVLRQRLTPRDVLSPSLDDAANERPAAQD; encoded by the coding sequence ATGGAACTCTTGGAAGGAAGAATCAGCATCGAAGCGGCGCTGCAGGCGCGTCGACGGCGATTCGAGGTGATCTTTATCCGCGAAGGCCTGCACGCCGAAAAGCTGGGTTCCCTGCTTGCGGCAGCCGAGCAGCAGGCGATTCCGATCAAAACGCTCAGCGCGGCGGAATTGGACGCCATGGCCAAAGGAGTGACGCACGGCGGCGTCATCGCCCGCTGCTCGGCCAAAAGACAGCCGACTTTTGAGGAACTCTATCAGCAGGTGAAAGGCATGAGCCGACGGCCGTTTCTTCTACTGCTGGAAGGCGTCGACGACGCGCAGAACCTCGGCTTTATCCTACGCACTGCGGAGGCGTGCGGGGTAACCGCCGTGCTGCTGAAAAAGCATCTTTGGGATTTCGATACCGGCGCCGTCTCCCGCGCCTCTTCCGGCGCTTATGAGCGGCTGCCGATGGTAATGATCGACGAGGTCGAGAAATCGCTGCCGCGTCTGCAGGCGCTCGGCCTGAAGCTGTACGGCTGCATCGCCAATGCGCAAAAAACGATCAATGAAATCGATCTTCAACAGCCGGTCATCCTGGCGCTCGGGGGAGAAAAACGCGGGCTTTCGGCAGCCGTGCGCAAACAATGCGACCGCTTCGTCAAGATCCCCATGTTGAGTCCCATAGGCTCGCTGTCGCTCAGCCACGCTGCAGCCATTGCCATGGGAGAAGTATTGCGGCAGCGCCTCACCCCGCGGGACGTTCTCTCCCCTTCGCTCGACGACGCGGCGAATGAGCGTCCTGCGGCCCAAGATTAG